One window from the genome of Pseudalkalibacillus hwajinpoensis encodes:
- a CDS encoding DUF951 domain-containing protein, producing the protein MSDKEFGLNDIVEMKKAHPCGENRWKVIRMGADIRIKCLGCDHSVMLPRKEFSRKLKKVLEHAES; encoded by the coding sequence ATGTCTGATAAAGAATTTGGCTTGAATGACATTGTCGAAATGAAAAAAGCGCATCCGTGTGGAGAAAACCGTTGGAAAGTAATTCGAATGGGAGCAGATATCCGAATCAAGTGTCTCGGATGTGACCATAGTGTGATGCTTCCAAGAAAAGAGTTCTCTAGAAAATTGAAAAAAGTTCTTGAGCATGCAGAATCCTGA
- the ychF gene encoding redox-regulated ATPase YchF, with protein sequence MALTTGIVGLPNVGKSTLFNAITQAGAESANYPFCTIDPNVGIVEVPDERLQKLTELVNPKKTVPTAFEFTDIAGIVKGASKGEGLGNKFLSHIRQVDAISQVVRCFDDENITHVSGKVDPISDIETINLELVLADLESVEKRIARVQKMAKQKDKEALAEFNVLTKLKEAFEEEQPARSVELTEEEEKIVYGYHLLTKKPVLYVANVDEDDLLDPTDNEYVAKVREYAAKEGAEVIVVCAKIESELAELEGEEKDAFLEDIGISEPGLNKLIRASYDLLGLATYFTAGEQEVRAWTFRLGMKAPQAAGIIHTDFERGFIRAEIVAYDDLVEAGTMAIAKEKGKVRLEGKEYIVKDGDVIHFRFNV encoded by the coding sequence ATGGCATTAACCACCGGTATTGTAGGACTTCCGAATGTTGGGAAGTCAACTTTATTTAACGCAATTACACAGGCAGGAGCTGAGTCAGCTAACTATCCGTTCTGTACAATTGATCCGAACGTTGGAATTGTAGAAGTTCCAGATGAGCGTCTTCAAAAGCTAACTGAGCTTGTAAATCCAAAGAAGACTGTACCAACAGCTTTTGAATTTACAGATATTGCCGGGATTGTTAAAGGGGCAAGTAAAGGCGAAGGCCTAGGAAACAAGTTTCTTTCTCATATTCGTCAAGTAGATGCGATTTCACAAGTTGTTCGCTGTTTCGATGATGAGAATATTACACACGTTTCTGGTAAAGTAGATCCCATTTCTGATATTGAAACGATTAACCTTGAGCTAGTCCTTGCAGACCTTGAATCAGTAGAAAAGCGCATCGCCCGTGTTCAGAAAATGGCGAAGCAAAAAGATAAGGAAGCGCTAGCTGAATTTAACGTTCTAACAAAGCTTAAGGAAGCATTCGAAGAAGAACAGCCTGCTCGAAGCGTAGAGCTAACGGAAGAAGAAGAGAAAATTGTTTACGGCTACCATCTATTAACGAAAAAGCCTGTTCTTTACGTAGCAAACGTTGACGAAGATGATCTTCTGGACCCAACTGATAATGAGTATGTGGCTAAAGTTCGTGAATATGCTGCAAAAGAAGGCGCAGAAGTTATCGTCGTTTGTGCGAAGATTGAATCCGAACTCGCTGAACTTGAAGGCGAAGAAAAAGATGCATTTCTTGAAGACATTGGAATCTCTGAGCCGGGATTGAATAAATTAATCCGCGCTTCCTATGACCTTCTTGGACTAGCTACTTACTTCACAGCTGGTGAGCAAGAAGTTCGGGCGTGGACATTCCGTCTTGGAATGAAAGCTCCACAAGCAGCTGGTATTATCCATACAGACTTCGAACGTGGTTTTATCCGCGCAGAAATTGTAGCTTATGATGACCTAGTTGAAGCTGGGACAATGGCTATCGCGAAAGAAAAAGGAAAAGTTCGTCTTGAAGGAAAAGAGTACATTGTAAAAGACGGAGACGTGATCCATTTCCGCTTTAACGTTTAA
- a CDS encoding HPr family phosphocarrier protein, whose product MKNVETTTINLTEQLSMNSLMAFVKKAKSFNSHVSLYRNGHSINAKNLTSVITFNLTVKENDSLLLIADGEDATEASMQLEEWLQNEMDSAKEETLSLM is encoded by the coding sequence ATGAAGAATGTGGAAACAACAACAATTAATCTGACAGAGCAGCTTAGTATGAACTCCCTTATGGCATTCGTAAAAAAAGCGAAATCGTTTAACAGTCACGTGTCACTCTATCGTAATGGTCATAGCATTAACGCAAAGAACTTAACAAGCGTAATAACGTTCAATCTTACGGTGAAAGAAAATGACTCACTTCTTCTTATTGCTGACGGTGAGGATGCTACCGAAGCATCTATGCAATTAGAAGAATGGCTTCAAAATGAAATGGATAGCGCAAAAGAAGAGACTTTATCTCTTATGTAA
- the rpsF gene encoding 30S ribosomal protein S6 codes for MRNYEIMYIIRPNIEEDAQKALVERFNGILTDNGAEINETKEMGKKRLAYEIENFNSGIYMLLNINSNTEAIEEFSRLMKINDDVLRFMTINLEEAKK; via the coding sequence ATGCGTAACTACGAAATTATGTACATTATCCGTCCAAACATTGAAGAGGATGCACAGAAAGCTCTTGTTGAGCGTTTCAACGGTATCCTTACAGACAATGGTGCGGAAATTAATGAAACTAAAGAAATGGGTAAGAAGCGTCTTGCTTATGAAATCGAGAATTTCAACAGCGGGATCTACATGCTTCTTAACATTAACAGTAATACTGAAGCGATTGAAGAGTTCAGCCGTTTGATGAAAATCAACGACGATGTTCTTCGTTTCATGACGATCAACCTAGAAGAAGCTAAAAAGTAA
- the rpsR gene encoding 30S ribosomal protein S18: MARPGGRRGRRKKVCFFTVNKITYIDYKDTDLLKRFVSERGKILPRRVTGTSAKYQRQLTRAVKRARQMALLPYVLGE; encoded by the coding sequence ATGGCAAGACCAGGTGGACGCAGAGGTCGTCGTAAAAAGGTTTGTTTCTTCACAGTAAACAAAATCACTTACATCGACTATAAAGATACAGATCTTCTTAAGCGTTTCGTATCTGAGCGTGGAAAAATTCTTCCACGTCGTGTAACAGGTACTAGCGCTAAATATCAACGTCAATTGACTCGTGCGGTTAAACGTGCTCGTCAAATGGCTTTACTACCATACGTACTTGGTGAGTAA
- the ssb gene encoding single-stranded DNA-binding protein: MLNRVVLVGRLTKDPELRYTPSGVAVANFTLAVNRPFTNQQGDREADFINIVVWRRQAENAANFLKKGSLAGVDGRVQTRSYDNSQGQRVFVTEVMAESVQFLEPKGANQGGGGSGNSSNYGGGNQNRETGGYGNQNQNRDNNRDHSNFGDDPFASDGKPIDISDDDLPF; encoded by the coding sequence ATGCTGAATCGCGTCGTATTAGTTGGACGTTTAACAAAAGACCCTGAATTGCGTTATACCCCTAGTGGCGTAGCGGTTGCGAACTTTACACTTGCTGTAAATCGCCCGTTTACGAATCAGCAGGGAGACCGCGAAGCTGATTTTATCAACATTGTTGTATGGCGCAGACAGGCAGAAAATGCAGCCAATTTCTTGAAAAAAGGCAGCCTTGCTGGTGTAGATGGACGAGTTCAGACTCGCTCTTACGATAATAGCCAGGGACAGCGTGTGTTTGTGACAGAAGTGATGGCTGAAAGCGTCCAATTTCTCGAGCCTAAAGGTGCAAACCAGGGCGGTGGCGGAAGCGGCAACAGTAGCAACTACGGTGGCGGCAACCAAAACAGAGAAACCGGCGGTTACGGGAATCAGAACCAAAATCGTGATAACAACCGTGATCACTCCAATTTTGGAGATGACCCGTTTGCGAGCGATGGCAAGCCGATCGACATTTCAGATGATGACTTGCCGTTCTAA